A region of Bombyx mori chromosome 13, ASM3026992v2 DNA encodes the following proteins:
- the LOC101740544 gene encoding translation initiation factor eIF-2B subunit epsilon isoform X1, which produces MKMEMDKENIVQAVVIMDTFNSNFSPLTDNKPMGFLEVAGVPLIDYVLESLALGGVGEAILFCCQNGQKIKEHVQKHQDNKSLWSLTMDIQILMSDTCQTMGDVMRELDAAALLKGYFVLAGINSITNMNFASLLEQHKQTCKKDKGTAMTLVYKKLSWEHPLISSDRSTFLAANENTKKVLVHKRYRPKSKEKIISLPLDLVLNNSEVKLHHNLVDTNIALCSPTVPPLFSDNFDFQTRDDFIHGILINEEILASSLYYTLLKSNQYAAAITNWKTYQTVCRDILHKWVYPLSIESGLYSRDKYTLTGNLNFVENSAMLSRSCVLTENTLIGAKTQVQDNTTVTKSIIGKKCTIGNNVIINGSHIMNNVIIKDNCRISNSFIDDNCVISEGSNLHAGTIIAENVKVESGSDLKGRIECSIDNDKKLQKSESSGTEWEESSGSSDEEFIGFDKVWSDSESCYSSISSADSSLPDSPVPDDTKMFLQEVIDSLARGYDEKLKCDYLILEINSSRYAYNIQLNEVNFFVVRALLSMPVLSEAKNVLTTVKDILKYFRPVLANYIKSKSSIMDCLRAVEDTCLNCEWLDGKSGQILHLLYEADVVDEDSLVDWYAELKENANPFVKQPSLVKFFEWLQEASEESDDSE; this is translated from the exons ATGAAAATGGAAATGGATAAAGAAAATATCGTACAAGCTGTTGTTATTATGGACACTTTTAACAGTAATTTTTCTCCATTAACAGACAATAAACCAATG GGTTTTCTTGAAGTTGCAGGCGTGCCTCTAATAGATTATGTTCTAGAATCTCTTGCTTTGGGCGGAGTGGGAGAGGCAATTCTGTTTTGTTGTCAAAAtggacaaaaaataaaagaacatgtaca GAAACATCAAGATAACAAGTCTCTGTGGAGTCTTACTATGGATATCCAGATTTTGATGTCAGATACTTGTCAGACCATGGGTGATGTGATGAGAGAGTTAGATGCTGCTGCTTTGCTGAAAGGATATTTTGTGCTAGCTGGTATCAATAGCATTACTAATATGAATTTTGCAAGTCTTCTGGAACAACATAA ACAAACATGTAAAAAAGACAAAGGGACAGCGATGACTTTGGTTTATAAGAAACTTTCTTGGGAACACCCATTGATAAGCTCAGACAGGTCAACTTTTTTGGCCGCTAACGAGAATACAAAGAAAGTGTTAGTGCACAAGAGATATAGACCTAAGTCCAAGGAGAAGATAATATCTCTTCCTTTG gatTTGGTATTAAATAATTCTGAAGTTAAATTACATCACAATCTGGTTGATACTAACATTGCACTCTGCTCACCAACAGTCCCACCATTGTTCTcggataattttgattttcaaactaggGATGACTTCATTCATGGCATATTAATTAATGAGGAAATTCTTGCCAGctcattatattatacattattgaAATCAAATCAATATGCTGCTGCTATAACAAATTGGAAAACTTATCAAACAGTTTG TAGAGACATATTACATAAGTGGGTGTATCCACTGTCAATTGAATCGGGTTTGTATTCCCGTGACAAGTATACTCTTACGGGAAATCTTAATTTTGTTGAAAACTCAGCTATGTTGAGCAG ATCATGTGTATTAACCGAAAATACATTAATTGGAGCGAAAACGCAAGTACAAGACAACACCACGGTGACAAAATCAATTATCGGAAAGAAATGTACAATTGGAAATAATGTCATAATCAATGGATCACACATAatgaataatgtaataataaaggACAACTGTAGAATTTCAAACAGTTTTATTGATGACAATTGTGTTATTAGTGAAGGATCAAATCTACATGCTGGCACAATAATTGCAGAAAATGTCAAAGTGGAATCAGGAAGTGATCTCAAAGGCAGAATAGAATGTTCTATTGACAATG ataaaaaactacaaaaatcagAATCAAGTGGAACAGAATGGGAAGAGTCATCTGGGAGTAGTGATGAGGAGTTTATTGGTTTTGATAAAGTATGGAGTGACAGTGAATCTTGTTATTCTTCAATCAGTTCAGCAGATTCTTCATTACCTGACTCTCCTGTACCTGATGATACTAAAA TGTTCTTGCAAGAAGTCATAGACAGCTTAGCAAGAGGCTATGATGAAAAATTGAAATGCGATTAccttatattagaaataaattcaTCAAGATATGCCTACAACATTCAGTTAAATGAAGTCAATTTTTTCGTTGTCCGAGCATTACTTAGTATGCCTGTTTTGTCTGAAGCTAAGAATGTGCTCACAACTGTAAAAGATATATTGAAATATTTCCGGCCTGTATTAGCAAACTACATCAAGTCAAAATCTTCTATAATGGATTGCTTACGAGCTGTTGAG gACACCTGTTTAAATTGTGAATGGCTAGATGGAAAATCTGGACAAATTTTACACTTATTATATGAAGCTGATGTAGTAGATGAAGATTCTTTGGTGGATTGGTATGCTGAATTAAAGGAAAATGCAAATCCTTTTGTCAAACAGCCTTCACTTGTAAAATTTTTTGAATGGCTTCAAGAAGCAAGTGAAGAAAGTGATGATTCTGAATAA
- the LOC101740544 gene encoding translation initiation factor eIF-2B subunit epsilon isoform X2 codes for MDIQILMSDTCQTMGDVMRELDAAALLKGYFVLAGINSITNMNFASLLEQHKQTCKKDKGTAMTLVYKKLSWEHPLISSDRSTFLAANENTKKVLVHKRYRPKSKEKIISLPLDLVLNNSEVKLHHNLVDTNIALCSPTVPPLFSDNFDFQTRDDFIHGILINEEILASSLYYTLLKSNQYAAAITNWKTYQTVCRDILHKWVYPLSIESGLYSRDKYTLTGNLNFVENSAMLSRSCVLTENTLIGAKTQVQDNTTVTKSIIGKKCTIGNNVIINGSHIMNNVIIKDNCRISNSFIDDNCVISEGSNLHAGTIIAENVKVESGSDLKGRIECSIDNDKKLQKSESSGTEWEESSGSSDEEFIGFDKVWSDSESCYSSISSADSSLPDSPVPDDTKMFLQEVIDSLARGYDEKLKCDYLILEINSSRYAYNIQLNEVNFFVVRALLSMPVLSEAKNVLTTVKDILKYFRPVLANYIKSKSSIMDCLRAVEDTCLNCEWLDGKSGQILHLLYEADVVDEDSLVDWYAELKENANPFVKQPSLVKFFEWLQEASEESDDSE; via the exons ATGGATATCCAGATTTTGATGTCAGATACTTGTCAGACCATGGGTGATGTGATGAGAGAGTTAGATGCTGCTGCTTTGCTGAAAGGATATTTTGTGCTAGCTGGTATCAATAGCATTACTAATATGAATTTTGCAAGTCTTCTGGAACAACATAA ACAAACATGTAAAAAAGACAAAGGGACAGCGATGACTTTGGTTTATAAGAAACTTTCTTGGGAACACCCATTGATAAGCTCAGACAGGTCAACTTTTTTGGCCGCTAACGAGAATACAAAGAAAGTGTTAGTGCACAAGAGATATAGACCTAAGTCCAAGGAGAAGATAATATCTCTTCCTTTG gatTTGGTATTAAATAATTCTGAAGTTAAATTACATCACAATCTGGTTGATACTAACATTGCACTCTGCTCACCAACAGTCCCACCATTGTTCTcggataattttgattttcaaactaggGATGACTTCATTCATGGCATATTAATTAATGAGGAAATTCTTGCCAGctcattatattatacattattgaAATCAAATCAATATGCTGCTGCTATAACAAATTGGAAAACTTATCAAACAGTTTG TAGAGACATATTACATAAGTGGGTGTATCCACTGTCAATTGAATCGGGTTTGTATTCCCGTGACAAGTATACTCTTACGGGAAATCTTAATTTTGTTGAAAACTCAGCTATGTTGAGCAG ATCATGTGTATTAACCGAAAATACATTAATTGGAGCGAAAACGCAAGTACAAGACAACACCACGGTGACAAAATCAATTATCGGAAAGAAATGTACAATTGGAAATAATGTCATAATCAATGGATCACACATAatgaataatgtaataataaaggACAACTGTAGAATTTCAAACAGTTTTATTGATGACAATTGTGTTATTAGTGAAGGATCAAATCTACATGCTGGCACAATAATTGCAGAAAATGTCAAAGTGGAATCAGGAAGTGATCTCAAAGGCAGAATAGAATGTTCTATTGACAATG ataaaaaactacaaaaatcagAATCAAGTGGAACAGAATGGGAAGAGTCATCTGGGAGTAGTGATGAGGAGTTTATTGGTTTTGATAAAGTATGGAGTGACAGTGAATCTTGTTATTCTTCAATCAGTTCAGCAGATTCTTCATTACCTGACTCTCCTGTACCTGATGATACTAAAA TGTTCTTGCAAGAAGTCATAGACAGCTTAGCAAGAGGCTATGATGAAAAATTGAAATGCGATTAccttatattagaaataaattcaTCAAGATATGCCTACAACATTCAGTTAAATGAAGTCAATTTTTTCGTTGTCCGAGCATTACTTAGTATGCCTGTTTTGTCTGAAGCTAAGAATGTGCTCACAACTGTAAAAGATATATTGAAATATTTCCGGCCTGTATTAGCAAACTACATCAAGTCAAAATCTTCTATAATGGATTGCTTACGAGCTGTTGAG gACACCTGTTTAAATTGTGAATGGCTAGATGGAAAATCTGGACAAATTTTACACTTATTATATGAAGCTGATGTAGTAGATGAAGATTCTTTGGTGGATTGGTATGCTGAATTAAAGGAAAATGCAAATCCTTTTGTCAAACAGCCTTCACTTGTAAAATTTTTTGAATGGCTTCAAGAAGCAAGTGAAGAAAGTGATGATTCTGAATAA
- the LOC692856 gene encoding anaphase promoting complex subunit 10 isoform X1, with translation MAGLEKDPLVYERSGTVREVGNHAIWSLSSCKPGFGIDQLRDDCMETYWQSDGQLPHLVNIQFQKKTMVSHIYIYTDYKLDESYTPSRISIRAGTHFNDLQEIEVIELIEPSGWEMIPIKDIHDRPIRTYMIQIAVLSNHQNGRDTHMRQIKVHSPCEPTSFDINKFRNFSTVQFQQYATIR, from the exons atggcGGGCTTAGAAAAAGATCCACTGGTGTACGAAAGATCAGGAACAGTACGAGAAGTCGGTAATCATGCTATCTGGAGTTTGTCTTCCTGTAAACCag GATTTGGTATTGATCAATTGAGAGATGACTGCATGGAAACATACTGGCAGTCTGATGGACAACTTCCACACTTGGTTAACATACAGTTTCAGAAAAAAACAATGGTATCACATATTTACATTTACACTGACTATAAATTAGATGAAAGCTATACACCAAGCAGAATATCAATAAGAGCTGGCACACATTTCAATGATCTACAAGAAATTGAAGTGATTGAATTAATAGAACCTAGTG GTTGGGAAATGATTCCAATCAAAGACATTCATGACAGAcccattagaacttatatgatTCAAATAGCAGTTCTGAGTAATCATCAGAATGGTCGTGATACACATATGAGACAGATCAAAGTGCATTCACCATGTGAACCTACCTCTTTTGATATAAATAAGTTTAGAAATTTTTCAACTGTTCAATTCCAACAATATGCCACTATAagataa
- the LOC101740544 gene encoding translation initiation factor eIF-2B subunit epsilon isoform X3 gives MTRLVDFLNVIFCLVLDILAAQCIFSIILVKLCFCILRDLYFVFVCFDFVFVCLRLCLLCCCGFLKCISNLKCRNAMQKYGIISESAWERKKLQCVIIDLVLNNSEVKLHHNLVDTNIALCSPTVPPLFSDNFDFQTRDDFIHGILINEEILASSLYYTLLKSNQYAAAITNWKTYQTVCRDILHKWVYPLSIESGLYSRDKYTLTGNLNFVENSAMLSRSCVLTENTLIGAKTQVQDNTTVTKSIIGKKCTIGNNVIINGSHIMNNVIIKDNCRISNSFIDDNCVISEGSNLHAGTIIAENVKVESGSDLKGRIECSIDNDKKLQKSESSGTEWEESSGSSDEEFIGFDKVWSDSESCYSSISSADSSLPDSPVPDDTKMFLQEVIDSLARGYDEKLKCDYLILEINSSRYAYNIQLNEVNFFVVRALLSMPVLSEAKNVLTTVKDILKYFRPVLANYIKSKSSIMDCLRAVEDTCLNCEWLDGKSGQILHLLYEADVVDEDSLVDWYAELKENANPFVKQPSLVKFFEWLQEASEESDDSE, from the exons ATGACGCGATTGGttgattttttaaacgtaatattttgtttggtacTTGACATTTTGGCGGCTCAGTGcatcttttctattattttggtaaagttgtgtttttgtattttaagagatttgtactttgtgtttgtgtgttttgactttgtttttgtgtgtttgagactttgcttactttgttgttgtggatttttaaagtgtatatctaatttaaaatgccGAAACGCAATGCAGAAATATGGGATCATTTCGGAAAGTGCTTGGGAGCGGAAAAAATTGCAATGTGTAATTATT gatTTGGTATTAAATAATTCTGAAGTTAAATTACATCACAATCTGGTTGATACTAACATTGCACTCTGCTCACCAACAGTCCCACCATTGTTCTcggataattttgattttcaaactaggGATGACTTCATTCATGGCATATTAATTAATGAGGAAATTCTTGCCAGctcattatattatacattattgaAATCAAATCAATATGCTGCTGCTATAACAAATTGGAAAACTTATCAAACAGTTTG TAGAGACATATTACATAAGTGGGTGTATCCACTGTCAATTGAATCGGGTTTGTATTCCCGTGACAAGTATACTCTTACGGGAAATCTTAATTTTGTTGAAAACTCAGCTATGTTGAGCAG ATCATGTGTATTAACCGAAAATACATTAATTGGAGCGAAAACGCAAGTACAAGACAACACCACGGTGACAAAATCAATTATCGGAAAGAAATGTACAATTGGAAATAATGTCATAATCAATGGATCACACATAatgaataatgtaataataaaggACAACTGTAGAATTTCAAACAGTTTTATTGATGACAATTGTGTTATTAGTGAAGGATCAAATCTACATGCTGGCACAATAATTGCAGAAAATGTCAAAGTGGAATCAGGAAGTGATCTCAAAGGCAGAATAGAATGTTCTATTGACAATG ataaaaaactacaaaaatcagAATCAAGTGGAACAGAATGGGAAGAGTCATCTGGGAGTAGTGATGAGGAGTTTATTGGTTTTGATAAAGTATGGAGTGACAGTGAATCTTGTTATTCTTCAATCAGTTCAGCAGATTCTTCATTACCTGACTCTCCTGTACCTGATGATACTAAAA TGTTCTTGCAAGAAGTCATAGACAGCTTAGCAAGAGGCTATGATGAAAAATTGAAATGCGATTAccttatattagaaataaattcaTCAAGATATGCCTACAACATTCAGTTAAATGAAGTCAATTTTTTCGTTGTCCGAGCATTACTTAGTATGCCTGTTTTGTCTGAAGCTAAGAATGTGCTCACAACTGTAAAAGATATATTGAAATATTTCCGGCCTGTATTAGCAAACTACATCAAGTCAAAATCTTCTATAATGGATTGCTTACGAGCTGTTGAG gACACCTGTTTAAATTGTGAATGGCTAGATGGAAAATCTGGACAAATTTTACACTTATTATATGAAGCTGATGTAGTAGATGAAGATTCTTTGGTGGATTGGTATGCTGAATTAAAGGAAAATGCAAATCCTTTTGTCAAACAGCCTTCACTTGTAAAATTTTTTGAATGGCTTCAAGAAGCAAGTGAAGAAAGTGATGATTCTGAATAA